In Mobula birostris isolate sMobBir1 chromosome 12, sMobBir1.hap1, whole genome shotgun sequence, one genomic interval encodes:
- the klf17 gene encoding Kruppel-like factor 18, translating to MALTETMLPSIATFASHETLVQKQTEMINRWKIDEPVSVSKCGYQTRPTNNAAFNSLETHPVKKEEDDLGNFVDLDFILSNTMGSEPRSTGGHHSAYPLPETPESCGTMYENDGPYPPSNNFGNSNFAGSPNQSLVAELLTPDLPNTFPGACEVNQDFGIKSALEIREYTELRSPNMGNTVPRSIPMDIQHLSHKMKREPQANQSCMHAGTSSGLLIDQKPNLIPLRHHSHPHQQPQQQPVHRQTFSHHRLPHVGQLVPKDYQAIPDVHRPPNISVPHQYHIGASYPPHYGQPAAPQFHGQFNVYRDPRKVHAGMHGMMLTPPSSPLLDFFPPVSAPEDSKPKRGRRSWARKRTATHNCEFPGCGKTYTKSSHLKAHMRTHTGEKPYHCNWDGCGWKFARSDELTRHYRKHTGHRPFQCHLCERAFSRSDHLALHMKRHM from the exons ATGGCtctgacagaaaccatgctaccTTCCATTGCGACTTTTGCCAGCCATGAAACGTTGGTGCAAAAGCAAACCGAGATGATCAAC AGGTGGAAGATTGACGAACCCGTCTCCGTCTCCAAGTGTGGCTATCAGACAAGACCCACCAACAACGCCGCCTTCAACTCTCTTGAAACCCATCCCGTCAAAAAAGAGGAAGACGACTTGGGGAATTTCGTGGATTTGGATTTTATTTTATCCAACACGATGGGCTCTGAGCCCAGGAGCACGGGAGGGCACCATTCAGCCTATCCCCTGCCGGAAACTCCTGAGAGTTGCGGCACTATGTATGAGAACGATGGCCCTTACCCTCCCTCAAATAACTTTGGCAACAGCAACTTTGCTGGGAGTCCAAACCAAAGCCTGGTGGCTGAACTGCTCACACCGGATTTGCCGAACACCTTCCCGGGTGCATGCGAGGTTAATCAGGACTTTGGCATCAAATCTGCTTTGGAAATAAGAGAATACACAGAACTGAGGTCTCCCAACATGGGCAACACCGTGCCAAGATCCATCCCCATGGATATTCAGCACCTGAGCCACAAGATGAAGCGGGAGCCGCAGGCCAATCAGTCCTGTATGCATGCAGGAACATCGTCGGGACTATTGATTGATCAGAAGCCGAACCTCATTCCATTGCGCCATCATTCCCATCCGCATCAGCAACCGCAGCAACAGCCAGTGCACCGCCAGACCTTTAGCCACCACAGACTCCCTCACGTAGGCCAACTGGTGCCCAAGGATTACCAGGCAATCCCAGACGTGCACCGCCCCCCCAACATCTCCGTGCCTCATCAGTATCATATAGGCGCCTCCTACCCGCCCCATTACGGCCAGCCTGCGGCGCCCCAGTTTCACGGGCAGTTCAACGTCTACCGAGACCCTCGGAAGGTGCACGCAGGCATGCACGGGATGATGCTGACCCCGCCATCGTCCCCTCTGCTGGACTTCTTCCCTCCCGTATCCGCCCCGGAGGACAGTAAGCCCAAGCGGGGCCGCCGATCCTGGGCCAGGAAACGCACCGCCACTCACAACTGCGAGTTCCCTGGCTGTGGCAAGACTTACACCAAGAGTTCGCACCTCAAGGCGCACATGAGGACTCACACAG GTGAGAAGCCCTATCACTGCAATTGGGACGGATGTGGCTGGAAATTCGCGCGATCCGATGAATTGACTCGCCACTATCGCAAACACACTGGTCATCGCCCCTTTCAGTGCCACCTCTGTGAGAGGGCATTCTCCAGATCTGACCACCTTGCCTTGCACATGAAGAGGCACATGTAA